A section of the Chryseobacterium ginsenosidimutans genome encodes:
- a CDS encoding succinate dehydrogenase/fumarate reductase iron-sulfur subunit gives MSAKKGLHLTLKIWRQKNSKTKGQFETYKISDVSTDSSFLEMLDILNENIINEGKEPIAFDHDCREGICGMCSLYINGRAHGPDTGITTCQLHMRMFKDGETIVIEPWRSAAFPVIKDLMVDRSAFDRVMAAGGFISVNTSGNTLDANAIPVPKEDADKAMDAAACIGCGACVATCKNGSAMLFVGAKVSQYALLPQGRIEAKRRVLNMVKAMDEEGFGNCSNTGACEVECPKGISLENIARMNREYMSALADRG, from the coding sequence ATGAGTGCAAAAAAAGGCCTTCATCTTACGCTGAAAATTTGGAGACAAAAAAATAGTAAAACCAAAGGTCAGTTTGAGACCTATAAAATATCGGATGTTTCTACAGATTCTTCATTCTTAGAAATGCTGGACATCCTGAACGAAAATATTATTAACGAGGGAAAAGAACCTATCGCTTTCGATCACGACTGTCGTGAAGGAATTTGCGGGATGTGTTCTCTTTACATTAATGGTAGAGCTCATGGCCCGGATACGGGGATCACAACGTGTCAGTTGCACATGAGAATGTTCAAAGACGGTGAAACGATCGTTATCGAGCCTTGGAGAAGTGCTGCTTTCCCTGTCATTAAAGATTTAATGGTAGACAGAAGCGCATTCGACAGAGTAATGGCTGCGGGTGGTTTCATTTCGGTGAACACGTCAGGTAATACTTTGGATGCCAATGCGATTCCTGTTCCTAAAGAAGATGCAGACAAAGCAATGGATGCTGCAGCTTGTATCGGATGTGGAGCTTGTGTGGCTACTTGTAAAAACGGATCTGCAATGTTATTCGTAGGAGCTAAAGTTTCTCAGTATGCTCTTTTACCTCAAGGTAGAATAGAAGCTAAGAGAAGAGTTCTGAATATGGTGAAAGCTATGGACGAAGAAGGATTCGGAAACTGTTCAAATACCGGCGCTTGTGAAGTGGAATGTCCTAAAGGAATTTCTCTTGAAAATATTGCCAGAATGAACAGAGAATATATGTCAGCTCTTGCTGATAGAGGATAA
- a CDS encoding TlpA family protein disulfide reductase: MKKYLLLFIIAVFAMSCSKKVEVKGKITGGSPLERIEFIEASGVATLPLINIGINKDGTFAGSFDAPKSGMYVMSYGGKQNLIYLKGGQKLEISGNGMTFPSEYVITGDAKNNNDFFTATQKYLSTYAQTVNMNELITKDEKTFLKGIEKVQADINKNIDENVKKFNPDNEIVNWKKNDVSSTLLTILNQYELNHKQMGNPSFKVTKAFTDFENKLQENKDVMVKENPYYRQYLLGKMSPDFQKYAQANSAGKKDVTTSELFTEYLKKNQKDLSQTAKDYLLAFVMAQSDIHPGSPDKTVEKIKKIIDTDIKDAGIKEDLKKIQFAINGFKIGELAPEGTLVKQDGKAYNLSENKGKPYLLTFYASWNPYIGESTTPVLKEIVNFYKAKMNFVFVNVDDTKDQFVKTSNSLLKGFAGTNVYGEGGLNSDIAKKYGVYGFKLPCFIVVDKDGKIASKPFFNLGDPELVVVLDKQTGLSAPKVNPNVQLQQGGGMDPAVVAAQQAAAQQAAQQQANPQAAPAQTK; this comes from the coding sequence ATGAAAAAATATCTTTTATTGTTTATCATCGCGGTTTTTGCGATGTCTTGCTCTAAAAAAGTAGAAGTAAAAGGAAAAATAACGGGAGGTTCTCCATTAGAGAGAATCGAATTTATTGAGGCTTCAGGAGTTGCCACTTTACCTTTAATTAATATTGGTATAAACAAAGACGGAACTTTCGCAGGAAGCTTTGATGCTCCTAAAAGCGGAATGTATGTGATGTCTTATGGCGGAAAACAAAATTTAATCTATTTAAAAGGAGGTCAGAAACTTGAGATTTCAGGTAACGGAATGACTTTCCCTTCAGAATATGTTATTACTGGAGATGCTAAGAACAACAACGATTTCTTTACAGCAACTCAAAAATATCTTTCAACATATGCTCAAACTGTTAATATGAATGAGCTGATCACGAAAGATGAAAAAACGTTCTTAAAAGGAATTGAAAAAGTTCAGGCTGATATTAATAAGAATATCGACGAAAACGTTAAAAAATTCAATCCTGATAATGAGATCGTTAATTGGAAGAAAAATGATGTATCAAGTACATTGCTTACAATTCTTAATCAATATGAGCTTAACCACAAGCAAATGGGGAATCCATCTTTCAAGGTGACTAAAGCTTTCACAGATTTTGAAAATAAGCTTCAGGAGAATAAAGATGTTATGGTGAAGGAAAACCCTTACTACAGACAATATCTTCTTGGTAAGATGAGTCCTGATTTCCAAAAGTATGCTCAGGCAAACAGTGCAGGAAAAAAAGACGTTACAACTTCAGAATTATTCACAGAATATTTAAAGAAAAATCAAAAAGATCTTTCACAAACAGCTAAAGATTATCTATTGGCTTTTGTAATGGCTCAGTCAGATATTCACCCGGGGTCTCCTGATAAAACTGTTGAAAAAATCAAAAAGATAATTGATACAGATATTAAAGATGCTGGAATTAAAGAAGATTTGAAAAAAATCCAGTTTGCAATCAATGGTTTCAAAATCGGAGAATTAGCGCCTGAAGGAACGTTGGTAAAACAAGACGGAAAAGCTTACAATCTTTCTGAAAACAAAGGAAAGCCTTATCTTTTAACATTCTATGCTTCTTGGAATCCTTACATTGGAGAATCTACAACCCCTGTATTGAAAGAAATTGTGAATTTCTACAAAGCTAAAATGAACTTTGTTTTCGTAAACGTTGATGATACAAAAGATCAGTTCGTAAAAACGAGTAATTCTTTATTAAAAGGATTTGCAGGAACTAATGTATATGGTGAAGGTGGATTAAACTCTGATATTGCTAAAAAATATGGAGTTTACGGATTCAAATTACCTTGCTTCATCGTTGTAGATAAAGACGGTAAAATTGCAAGTAAGCCATTCTTCAACTTAGGAGATCCGGAATTGGTTGTTGTTTTAGACAAACAAACAGGTCTTTCTGCTCCAAAAGTAAATCCTAATGTTCAATTGCAACAAGGCGGAGGAATGGATCCTGCTGTTGTGGCGGCTCAGCAAGCTGCAGCACAACAAGCTGCTCAGCAACAGGCTAATCCACAAGCTGCTCCAGCTCAGACAAAATAA
- the rlmD gene encoding 23S rRNA (uracil(1939)-C(5))-methyltransferase RlmD has protein sequence MRKKKNNIVLENIKLLNAGSKGVAIGRTEEGKTVMVTGAIPGDIVNVRVKKAKSKYYEGEAIEVLEKSPYRVEPKCIHFGVCGGCKWQNMSYEKQLDFKQEEVYNNIKRIGGIENFETLPILGSEEHYFYRNKMEFSFSNAKWLTQYEISSEENFGNRDALGFHIPGMWSKILDLKECFLQEGPSNAIRLAVKNYAVDNGLDFFDVRNQEGFLRTLMMRQNSKGEWMVLFQLYREEKANREKLFEFLLEKFPQIKTLVYAINPKQNDSIYDLNVNTYFGEGFLMEEMDGLKFKIGPKSFFQTNYKQALELYRKTLEFADLKGDEVVYDLYTGTGTIAQYVARNAKQVIGIESVQEAIDAAIEHAELNGLTNTTFYCGDMKNVFNDEFLENHPKADVLITDPPRDGMHQKVVEQILKLAPEKVVYVSCNSATQARDLALMKEHYDVVKILPVDMFPQTHHVENIALLIKK, from the coding sequence ATGAGAAAGAAGAAAAATAATATAGTTCTTGAAAATATCAAACTCTTAAATGCCGGATCGAAAGGTGTTGCAATAGGTAGAACTGAGGAAGGGAAAACGGTAATGGTTACCGGAGCAATTCCCGGAGATATTGTGAATGTAAGAGTTAAGAAAGCAAAGTCAAAATACTATGAAGGTGAAGCTATAGAAGTTTTAGAAAAATCACCATACAGAGTAGAGCCTAAATGTATTCATTTTGGTGTTTGTGGAGGATGCAAATGGCAGAACATGAGCTATGAAAAGCAATTGGATTTCAAACAGGAAGAAGTTTACAATAATATTAAGAGGATTGGAGGAATAGAAAACTTTGAAACACTTCCGATTTTAGGTTCTGAAGAGCATTATTTTTACAGAAATAAAATGGAATTTTCTTTCTCTAATGCGAAATGGCTTACTCAGTATGAGATAAGTTCTGAAGAAAATTTCGGAAATAGAGATGCTCTTGGCTTCCATATTCCGGGAATGTGGAGCAAAATTTTAGATCTTAAAGAATGTTTTCTTCAGGAAGGGCCTTCAAATGCAATTCGTTTAGCAGTAAAGAATTATGCTGTAGATAACGGATTAGACTTTTTTGATGTAAGAAATCAGGAAGGATTTTTGAGAACTTTAATGATGAGACAAAACTCAAAAGGAGAGTGGATGGTTCTTTTTCAGCTTTACAGAGAAGAAAAAGCCAACAGAGAAAAGCTTTTTGAATTCTTATTGGAGAAATTTCCGCAGATTAAGACTTTAGTGTATGCAATTAATCCGAAACAAAACGATTCTATCTACGATTTGAATGTTAATACTTATTTCGGAGAAGGATTTTTAATGGAAGAAATGGATGGGCTTAAGTTTAAAATTGGTCCGAAATCATTCTTTCAGACGAATTATAAACAAGCTTTAGAATTATACAGAAAAACCCTTGAATTTGCTGATTTAAAAGGTGATGAAGTGGTTTACGATTTATATACAGGAACAGGAACTATTGCGCAGTATGTTGCAAGAAATGCAAAACAGGTAATTGGTATTGAATCTGTTCAGGAAGCTATTGATGCTGCTATAGAACACGCAGAATTGAATGGTCTTACAAATACGACATTCTATTGTGGAGATATGAAAAATGTCTTTAATGATGAATTTCTTGAAAATCATCCGAAAGCAGATGTTTTAATCACCGATCCACCAAGAGACGGAATGCACCAGAAAGTTGTTGAGCAGATTTTAAAGCTTGCTCCGGAAAAAGTAGTGTATGTAAGCTGTAATTCTGCTACTCAGGCAAGAGATTTGGCTTTAATGAAAGAACATTATGACGTGGTGAAAATTTTACCCGTAGATATGTTCCCTCAAACACATCACGTGGAAAATATTGCGTTGTTAATTAAGAAATAA
- a CDS encoding DUF6452 family protein: protein MKYFKFLITICFLGLLFSCGADDDICESGEGTPRMKVSFKTLENEKEKTVDSLYVAVDYGSGKVELGKQTAITSRIIPLRVDESPYTDVYFRTSNNGTESKVRINYTTKSTYVSPGCGVKKTYENLNPVLDPTTTTPVKSIETGQNFIENEDKTNLYLLF from the coding sequence ATGAAATATTTTAAATTTCTCATCACCATCTGCTTTTTAGGCCTGCTGTTTTCATGCGGTGCAGATGATGATATCTGCGAAAGTGGCGAAGGAACTCCCAGAATGAAAGTTTCTTTCAAAACTCTTGAAAATGAAAAGGAAAAAACAGTGGATTCTCTGTATGTAGCAGTAGATTACGGTTCCGGGAAAGTAGAACTTGGAAAACAAACGGCCATAACTTCCAGAATAATTCCTTTAAGGGTGGATGAATCGCCTTATACAGACGTTTATTTCAGAACATCAAATAATGGGACTGAATCAAAAGTGAGAATAAATTATACGACAAAATCTACATATGTTTCACCAGGATGTGGTGTGAAAAAGACGTATGAAAATTTAAATCCGGTATTAGATCCTACAACAACGACTCCGGTTAAGAGTATAGAAACCGGACAAAATTTTATAGAGAATGAAGACAAAACTAATCTTTACCTTCTTTTTTAG
- a CDS encoding DUF6048 family protein — MKTKLIFTFFFSLIGFLSFAQENKEPKKEKWKYEPNFMVGFDVLNAGVSFFSDRQLLQGFISSKVKDNIHAVIEAGFESNVYQKNSYDAKANGPFLKLGAFYMLAKDPENEFNGFYAGGKVGGSFYKQEYMAVPVRGYGGSSSSIAFPSSSQSSYWLEGTIGGRVQLFESNFYIDVNLQPRYMVFTTKQDDIQPMIVPGFGKSSSKFNMGFAWNLAYKF; from the coding sequence ATGAAGACAAAACTAATCTTTACCTTCTTTTTTAGTTTAATCGGTTTTTTGAGCTTTGCTCAGGAGAATAAAGAACCTAAAAAGGAAAAATGGAAGTACGAACCGAATTTTATGGTTGGTTTTGACGTTCTTAACGCAGGTGTTTCTTTTTTCTCAGACAGACAGCTTTTACAGGGATTTATTTCTTCAAAAGTGAAAGATAATATCCATGCTGTTATCGAAGCAGGTTTTGAGTCTAATGTTTATCAGAAAAACAGTTATGATGCCAAAGCGAATGGTCCTTTTTTAAAACTGGGGGCATTTTACATGTTGGCAAAAGATCCCGAGAATGAGTTTAATGGTTTCTATGCAGGCGGAAAAGTCGGAGGCTCATTTTATAAACAGGAATATATGGCCGTTCCGGTTCGTGGTTATGGAGGAAGCAGCTCTTCTATAGCATTTCCTTCGTCTTCACAATCTTCTTATTGGCTGGAAGGAACAATTGGAGGCAGAGTTCAGTTATTTGAATCTAATTTTTATATTGACGTAAACCTTCAGCCGAGATATATGGTTTTTACGACAAAACAAGACGATATTCAGCCTATGATTGTACCGGGATTCGGAAAAAGCTCTTCAAAATTTAATATGGGCTTCGCATGGAATCTTGCGTATAAGTTTTGA
- a CDS encoding reprolysin-like metallopeptidase, producing the protein MKKIITTFLCSLIGGTALAQWTPTTFEGRSEKPSSVRSYYKLDLNKIRIQLASAQETGRNAKPVEISLPTLDGKIEKFAVYSSPVLVKELADRYQLGSYVGVGVDDPSKYVRFSVASNDFQSMIVKDGVYEFIEPQNTDKTIYGVHPKTNKTQGGFLCSMNESALSKKQIDELYSKGKTFSNQPTNFAKSTDQKYRTMRLAMSVTGEYTQFHGGTIAGALAAINATMTRVNGVFEKDFALHLTVQDFPGVIYTNSATDPYSPASSGAGGAWNLELQNTLTANVGNANYDIGHLFGASGGGGNAGCIGCVCTNPTTAEPEGKGSGFTSPADGIPQGDNFDIDYVAHEMGHQLGANHTFSMDVEGTGTNMEPGSGSTIMGYAGITGATDVQMHSDAYFHVASILQVEENLSTTTCDVETTVTNNPPVIGALTDYTIPKGTAFVLTGTATDPENDPMTYTWEQFDSTDVPVTAVTGNNTTGALFRSWTPTATGNTRYFPKFSSVLAGNLTVPADWETVSNVARATNFVLTVRDNNPISTSQQTQSDIVTVTVGSNGPFKVNSAEVYHNLSAPLLWDAAGTVAAPYNTANVKIDYTTNNGTTWTVLSASTPNDGAENYMFPAALNGQNIKIRISSIGNIFYTIKQLLVTAAAPCSGTAPTNIVVSGVTASSAMVSWTPTIGATYQIRYKKVTETVWQNTSSPNSYVTLSGLEEGTKYDLQISTICSGTPGAYSTNNQFVTPSSVTYCDLTSVDPSEEYISNVTLANVNNTSGASTYTNYGTDATKVINLVSGSTNNTVSVTKTWPVDIYSEGVRVWIDFDRNGTFETSEMVLNSTPNSTATVSGVFAVPATAVQNKMLKMRVALRYNASPAACTSYTYGEVEDYNVLITPTVLGTSDVVGPKNDIQIYPNPVSDILNITKVSDKAAYKIYSAAGQLVKQGNINNGQVNVSELIKGAYVITIEDKGREAFTSKFIKK; encoded by the coding sequence ATGAAAAAAATCATTACTACTTTTTTATGTAGTTTAATTGGAGGAACTGCTCTTGCGCAATGGACTCCAACTACATTTGAAGGAAGATCAGAAAAACCTTCTAGTGTAAGAAGTTACTATAAGTTGGATCTTAATAAAATAAGAATTCAGCTTGCAAGTGCTCAAGAAACAGGGAGAAACGCGAAACCTGTAGAGATTTCTTTACCTACTTTAGATGGAAAGATTGAAAAATTCGCAGTTTACAGTTCTCCAGTTTTAGTCAAAGAATTGGCAGATCGTTATCAGTTAGGGTCTTATGTAGGAGTTGGAGTAGATGATCCTTCAAAATATGTAAGATTCTCTGTAGCTTCGAATGATTTTCAGTCAATGATTGTAAAAGATGGAGTTTATGAGTTTATTGAGCCTCAAAACACAGACAAAACAATCTACGGAGTACATCCAAAAACAAATAAAACACAAGGAGGTTTTCTTTGTAGCATGAATGAAAGTGCTTTGTCAAAAAAACAAATTGACGAATTATATTCAAAAGGCAAAACATTCTCAAACCAACCAACAAATTTTGCAAAATCTACTGATCAAAAATACAGAACAATGAGATTGGCAATGTCTGTAACAGGAGAATATACGCAATTCCATGGAGGAACTATTGCAGGTGCATTAGCTGCAATTAATGCTACTATGACAAGAGTGAATGGTGTATTCGAAAAAGATTTTGCATTACATTTAACTGTACAGGATTTTCCAGGTGTAATTTATACAAACTCTGCGACAGATCCATATTCTCCGGCATCTTCAGGTGCAGGAGGAGCATGGAATCTTGAGCTTCAGAATACATTGACTGCAAATGTAGGAAATGCTAATTATGATATCGGTCACTTATTTGGAGCGTCTGGTGGTGGAGGTAATGCAGGATGTATAGGATGTGTATGTACAAACCCTACAACTGCAGAACCTGAAGGTAAGGGGTCAGGCTTTACTTCTCCTGCAGATGGTATTCCACAAGGAGATAATTTCGATATTGATTATGTAGCCCACGAAATGGGGCACCAATTGGGGGCTAATCATACTTTCTCTATGGATGTAGAAGGAACAGGCACCAATATGGAGCCTGGCTCAGGTTCTACTATTATGGGATATGCTGGTATTACAGGGGCTACTGATGTTCAGATGCACTCAGATGCTTATTTCCATGTGGCTAGCATTTTACAGGTTGAAGAAAATCTTTCAACAACAACTTGTGATGTTGAGACTACCGTTACAAATAATCCTCCGGTAATCGGAGCACTTACGGATTATACAATTCCAAAAGGAACTGCATTTGTTCTTACAGGAACGGCTACCGATCCTGAAAATGATCCTATGACTTACACTTGGGAACAATTTGACAGTACAGATGTTCCGGTAACAGCAGTTACAGGAAATAATACGACAGGGGCATTATTCAGATCTTGGACTCCTACGGCAACAGGAAATACAAGATATTTTCCTAAATTTTCATCAGTATTAGCTGGTAACCTTACGGTTCCGGCAGATTGGGAAACGGTATCAAATGTGGCAAGAGCTACAAACTTTGTATTGACAGTAAGAGATAATAACCCTATTTCTACGTCTCAGCAGACACAAAGTGATATTGTAACAGTAACAGTAGGAAGCAACGGACCTTTTAAAGTAAACTCAGCAGAGGTTTATCACAATTTATCAGCTCCATTATTATGGGATGCTGCAGGAACTGTTGCAGCTCCATACAACACAGCTAATGTAAAGATTGATTATACAACTAATAACGGAACAACTTGGACAGTGCTTTCTGCATCCACACCAAACGATGGTGCTGAAAATTACATGTTCCCTGCAGCATTGAACGGACAAAATATTAAAATAAGAATTTCATCTATTGGAAATATTTTTTATACAATCAAACAACTATTGGTAACAGCTGCTGCGCCATGTAGTGGAACTGCTCCAACGAATATTGTTGTAAGCGGTGTTACAGCATCTTCTGCAATGGTAAGCTGGACACCTACTATTGGAGCTACTTATCAGATCAGATACAAAAAAGTGACTGAAACAGTTTGGCAAAATACTTCATCACCAAACAGCTATGTAACTTTATCAGGATTAGAAGAAGGTACTAAATATGATCTTCAGATATCAACTATCTGTTCTGGAACTCCAGGTGCTTATAGTACAAATAATCAATTCGTAACTCCTTCTTCTGTTACTTATTGCGACCTTACTTCAGTTGACCCTTCTGAAGAATATATTTCTAATGTAACATTGGCGAACGTTAATAATACTTCGGGAGCTAGTACATATACAAATTACGGAACAGATGCTACTAAGGTGATTAATCTTGTAAGCGGATCAACAAATAATACAGTTTCAGTAACTAAGACTTGGCCGGTTGATATTTATTCAGAAGGCGTAAGAGTTTGGATCGATTTCGACAGAAACGGAACTTTTGAAACCAGTGAAATGGTATTGAATTCAACTCCAAATTCAACAGCTACAGTAAGTGGAGTATTTGCAGTTCCTGCAACAGCGGTACAGAATAAGATGTTAAAAATGAGGGTAGCGTTACGTTACAATGCTTCTCCTGCAGCATGTACATCTTATACGTACGGTGAGGTTGAAGATTATAATGTATTAATTACACCTACTGTATTAGGAACAAGCGATGTGGTAGGTCCTAAAAATGATATTCAGATTTATCCAAACCCTGTATCAGATATTTTAAACATTACTAAAGTTTCAGATAAAGCTGCTTATAAAATTTATAGTGCTGCTGGTCAGTTAGTAAAACAAGGTAATATTAATAATGGTCAGGTTAATGTTTCTGAACTAATTAAAGGTGCTTATGTAATTACAATTGAAGATAAAGGAAGAGAAGCATTCACTTCTAAATTCATCAAGAAATAA